The following coding sequences are from one Panicum hallii strain FIL2 chromosome 5, PHallii_v3.1, whole genome shotgun sequence window:
- the LOC112891703 gene encoding neuroguidin has product MAAASAAAEANDAPKLLAALKEMKDGLDLVRGKVEAITRKVKENQLPTANGIGYLEAKNHLLLGYCQDIVYYLLRKAKGLSVDAHPVVRSLVEIRLFLEKIRPIDKKAEYQIQKLTNAADGATAREKAGNAEVKGKGEHSDEEDLLKYRPNPDMMDTKSAPDGQDNDGVYRPPKFMPAIMDDEDKRRKQDSRRDKAIARMAKENPYIKEMIDDTAGRPEEWKETVGDESREFVKYMRQREEQEKQEEELFTRAPVTKRDKQIEKRIRRQLHGLGGLADGFDLGMNMLFDGDKEDDGGSSKSRGKRKKHLKSSSKKRKKH; this is encoded by the exons ATGGCGGCCGCATCAGCCGCCGCCGAAGCCAACGACGCGCCGAAGCTGCTCGCCGCCCTCAAGGAGATGAAGGACGGATTGGACCTCGTTAGGGGCAAGGTCGAGGCCATCACCCGGAAG GTTAAGGAGAATCAGTTGCCGACGGCCAACGGGATCGGGTACCTAGAGGCGAAGAACCACCTGCTCCTTGGTTACTGCCAGGACATCGTCTACTACCTTCTCCGTAAGGCCAAGGGGCTCTCGGTGGATGCACACCCTGTCGTCCGGAGTCTTGTCGAGATCAGGCTCTTTCTAGAGAAG ATTCGTCCTATTGACAAGAAGGCAGAGTACCAAATCCAGAAGCTCACCAATGCTGCTGATGGTGCAACTGCTCGAGAGAAGGCAGGGAATGCAGAGGTGAAGGGGAAGGGTGAGCATTCTGATGAGGAAGACCTGCTGAAGTATAGGCCAAACCCAGATATGATGGATACAAAGTCTGCTCCTGATGGGCAg GATAATGATGGTGTTTACCGTCCTCCGAAGTTTATGCCTGCTATCATGGATGATGAAGATAAGCGTCGAAAGCAAGATTCAAGGAGAGATAAAGCAATAGCACGAATGGCAAAGGAAAATCCTTATATTAAAGAGATGATCGATGATACTGCTGGCCGGCCTGAGGAG TGGAAGGAAACAGTGGGTGATGAAAGCAGGGAATTCGTGAAGTACATGCGGCAGAGAGAGGAGCAAGAGAAACAGGAAGAGGAACTGTTCACTCGTGCACCAGTAACCAAACGTGATAAGCAGATTGAGAAGCGGATCAGGAGACAACTTCATGG GTTAGGAGGCCTAGCAGATGGTTTTGACCTTGGAATGAACATGCTGTTTGACGGAGACAAAGAAGATGATGGTGGTTCAAGCAAGTCGCGTGGAAAACGAAAGAAGCATCTGAAAAGCAGcagcaagaagaggaagaagcatTAG
- the LOC112895869 gene encoding uncharacterized protein LOC112895869, whose protein sequence is MAHYQEVDYCSEEVRSVASPAGFGRHGGVQQHVVREKFEEVDRASRTGSHGRHHHHGHHAHGGSGHFVVRETKVEEEVDTCTGEFHERKETFVVRSD, encoded by the coding sequence ATGGCTCACTACCAGGAGGTGGACTACTGCTCCGAGGAGGTGAGGTCGGTGGCCAGCCCGGCCGGCTTCGGCCGCCACGGCGGCGTCCAGCAGCACGTCGTCAGGGAGAAGTTCGAGGAGGTCGACAGGGCGTCACGCACCGGCAGCCacggccgccaccaccaccacggccACCACGCCCACGGCGGCTCCGGCCACTTCGTGGTGCGCGAGACCAAGGTCGAGGAGGAGGTCGACACCTGCACCGGCGAGTTCCACGAGCGCAAGGAGACCTTCGTCGTCAGGTCCGACTGA
- the LOC112894058 gene encoding uncharacterized protein LOC112894058, producing MAHYQEVDYCCSEEVRSMASPAGFGRHGGVQQHVVKEKFEEVDKVSRTGGHGPGHFEARESKFEEDINTGTGEFHERKENFAVRVE from the coding sequence ATGGCTCACTACCAGGAGGTGGACTACTGCTGCTCGGAGGAGGTGAGGTCGATGGCCAGCCCGGCCGGCTTCGGCCGCCACGGCGGCGTCCAGCAGCACGTCGTCAAGGAGAAGTTCGAGGAGGTCGACAAGGTCTCGCGCACCGGCGGACACGGCCCCGGCCACTTCGAGGCGCGCGAGAGCAAGTTCGAGGAGGACATCAACACCGGCACCGGCGAGTTCCACGAGCGCAAGGAGAACTTCGCCGTCAGGGTCGAATGA
- the LOC112893875 gene encoding probable zinc transporter protein DDB_G0282067, protein MYPASIDQVSALQIEQTSSAEHTNLAAIHCNSGGTAAMAYYSESGYCSEDVRRPYAEPGHYHGEGGERYAVRKEYEEIDEVARAGRGHYGHGHLGRSGSHHHAGHAGHEGSCHGHLGGEYREQHHLHGHGHGGRHYDACESRRYDSGTGHQYYA, encoded by the coding sequence ATGTATCCTGCATCCATCGATCAGGTCTCAGCATTGCAGATCGAACAGACCAGCAGTGCTGAACACACAAACTTGGCTGCTATTCACTGCAACTCAGGTGGCACCGCCGCCATGGCGTACTACTCGGAGTCGGGCTACTGCTCGGAGGACGTGAGGAGGCCGTACgccgagccggggcactaccacggcgagggcggcgagcGCTACGCCGTCCGCAAGGAGTACGAGGAGATCGACGAGGTGGCGCGCGCCGGCAGGGGCCACTACGGCCACGGCCACCTCGGTCGCAGCGGCAGCCACCACCACGCCGGCCATGCTGGGCACGAGGGGTCGTGCCATGGGCACCTCGGCGGCGAATACCGCGAGCAGCACCACCtgcacggccacggccacggcgggCGACACTACGACGCGTGCGAGAGCAGGCGCTACGACTCGGGCACCGGCCATCAGTACTACGCTTGA